The region GCAACAAAAATAACAAGTAgttcaacatttaaaaaatcaagTTTAAACCTGTGCAGCATTTCCAAATTGTTAAACATAAAAGTTACAGCAATGGCGCAGTAGTGAAACAGCTTCagcaaacaaaagaaaaatagaagcAAAAAAACAGCTGTAGCAGTCGAATAGCCATAAGCGTTACATTTTCGTCTCGGAGAGAGAGTTTTATGCAATGTAATACAATGGATTCGGAAGTTTAAAGGACCTTTTCGCTACTGCAAATCCCAACAAGTCACTCCATTGATCCCCTGAGTTTCCATGTATTCTGTACCCTTCATTTACTAATTCCATTCTCTTCTCCGATTTGTATACAGTGGCTGTCTTGCCTTGGTCCGTCACTCCCCTGTATCACAAACCAATGTCGATCAACTTCAAACTAACTAATAGTgcgtttggttcaaatgaattttactGTAATGATACGTAATACATCACATACCTCAAAAATAGTCGTTCCCAGTCGGTGTATCCCGCAAATAGAAGATTTTTACCAGTGGAATTTCTTTGATGTTCATTCCTTCCAGTGAGTAGAATAATTGTAAATCCCAGACGCTTTAGCTCCTTGTACAAATTAAAACTTGCTGGTAAAGCCGGTGCTTCAGCTAAATCCACCCACTCATCGAAAGATTTTTCATCAAACGGTTGGTATCTATATTCAGAACAATGCACACCTAGTTAATTCAAGGTATAAATGAtgcaaataatttaaattactaGAGTTCTATTTTAATTGTACTATCAgtttaattgaatcaattttgGTCAGGTCatcaaaattatgataaatgggGCAATCTCAAAATCAGAAAAATTCCAAATTTGTTTGAAGAGCCAAATAAATTGTTCCACATGTTCAGTTCTACTTGGTTTACCTTTACGTAAAATATACTAACAAATAATCGTCATTCGTCAGACACAAATGAATTATTGAAACATAATCAACCAATCTCAAAAATAATCCAACGGCCAGAATTTAATACGTACCCGAATCCATGGACATCGTAGTAGGGGAGATTGGAGAGCAGAGTTTCGTCAATATCGAAAACCCAAGCGTCCTTCCCGTCGCCGGTGACATTAACGGATTTAGCAAAAGAAATCGAATCAGCAGCGACGATTTCGGAGTCCGATAAGTAACGTTCGGTAGTCATGTAATCTTCCACGTAGCTTTCGCATCTTGCTGGAGCGTTGACCCAGTAACCGGCGTTGTTTGTTTCAACTGAGAGTCTCCAGCTGTCGCAATAGATACCGTCGTCTTTGCTCCAAGTTTTGCGGGCGGTTGGGATTTGGATTGTGGATTGAGAAAGAGCGAGGGGCAGGAAGGTAAATAGgaggaaaaaaattgaaatcggAGAAGAAGATGATGACGCCATTGCTGGCGAGATGCCTTACCGGCGTTTTAGCCTCTCGCCGCCGGCGATGAATGGATTTGGAAAGAAATCAAAACTACTGCTCCGATTTCGAATTTCTTTTTTGGCTTAAGTTTGGTTACTATTAACTTATTTACGTCTCTTTGGAGTTTAATCGTCggaaaacgacgccgttttgagCCAGTCTTATAGAATTCTTTTGTTTAGCTGATGCGATAAACGACAAGACGTATAGTTTTATACTTCAAATTATTCCGCTGCTGCTATATATTTGGAATGAATAGtgcaaatgtttgtaaataagGCTGAATTAGCATTTAGATAGGTTTTGACAGTCTGGTCAACTGCTGGATGTTTGCTAGATAATAGGAATTGATGATAATTACTACCTGATTAAAAAATCTTCAATAACAACTAATTACTTATCTAAAACTTTGACAGGAGTATTTTTCTAGATCAGCGCCATTACTTACCTACATATTATTTTGACAAATTTCTAAACCAAAAACAAACCGCACACATTATAAACCAGtaaaattaatttggtttgatttaataattttttctataaaacCAGTTTAAaccatcataaaaaaatatttaaactttaaataaacTTAACAATCAAGTTAATGAATGTAGACATTATTTaggaaaaatacaaaataaccGAAAATCATAGTAGTTCAGATAGTGGAGGAAGTTCACTGACGagccataatttttttttggagggacaaaaaaattataactaccATTCATAAAAAGAACACtataattttatcaaagtttAGCTAAGACCGGCTTATGTTTTATCGAGATTCAGCTAAGACCGGGTTACGTCCTCGGACACTGTTCAAAATACTCCactaatatttgtaaaaagttACAAACTAAAAAAGAATACAAAGCGAAGTTTATATGAGTTACTTAGACTAGTTTGTGTGGAATGAAATGATTAAGAAGAAGAGAGTGGCTTTTTCTATAGGTGAAGGAAGATCCCACCTTCCACTTCCGAAATAATGTGGGACAAAATCATATTATAAATTTGcttatttcaatattttatttcaattattttttttaataaaataaaaattagacctatttattaattaatttaatatataaatataagagttttataatattaaaatttaaaaacaattgagtACAACCTAATTAATGAACATTATCTAtacttgataaaaaaaattcccaCTCTATTAAAAAGACAATTGTTGAAGATATAATAGTATCtagatttaataattttttatttcattttctgGGAGGGCAAGTGCCATTGCATGCCTTCCTTTATCTCTGTCCATGAAGAAGTTAGTAAAACGTGTTAAATAAAATAGGCTTACTTAAGGTTGTTCCGAATTTTAAGGCCTcaactaaaaatatattttacatgcTAAATTATGGCTACTCAGATAAgccttaaaattaattaaataaataaaaaattagttacGGTATTTTCTGGGAGGGCAAGTGCCACTGCATGCCCTCCTTTATCTCTGTCCATGAAGAAGTTAGTAAAACGTGTTAAGTGAAATAGACTTACTTAAGGTTGTTCCGAATTTTAAGGCCTcaactaaaaatatattttacatgcTAAATTATGGACTACTCAGATAAgccttaaaattaattaaacaaataaaaaattagttacGGGCTCCAAACTAAACCCACTCAATTCCATAATCCACCCCACACCGAAACCTAACTTTGAAGAGGGGTTT is a window of Mercurialis annua linkage group LG2, ddMerAnnu1.2, whole genome shotgun sequence DNA encoding:
- the LOC126666856 gene encoding acid phosphatase 1-like — its product is MASSSSSPISIFFLLFTFLPLALSQSTIQIPTARKTWSKDDGIYCDSWRLSVETNNAGYWVNAPARCESYVEDYMTTERYLSDSEIVAADSISFAKSVNVTGDGKDAWVFDIDETLLSNLPYYDVHGFGYQPFDEKSFDEWVDLAEAPALPASFNLYKELKRLGFTIILLTGRNEHQRNSTGKNLLFAGYTDWERLFLRGVTDQGKTATVYKSEKRMELVNEGYRIHGNSGDQWSDLLGFAVAKRSFKLPNPLYYIA